Within the Enterobacter roggenkampii genome, the region GCCGGCATGCCACGGGATCTGCGGCGGTGCAACCGGCATGGCGCGCAGCATAATGCCCGGCAGCTGAAGCTGAACCAGATCGCGGATTTTCGACACCGGTGCGACCTTCATCTGCGCCGGGAAATGGGTTTGCAGGTGTTCGCCCGGCACGTTGGCTTTGACCGCCAGCACGAAGCCGAACTCACGCACCATGCTGGTTTCAGGCACCGTGGCGATGTTGAGGCCGTGAGAGCGCTCGTTAAGCGGCAGCTGGATAGCGTGGTCTTCCATCACCAGCGACAGCCCCTGACGCAGCATCAGCATCAGCTTGCTGAAGCAGTTCGCCAGATCGTCATGATCGTAAATCGGCAGCACGCTTTCGGCGGTACGCTGCGACGTCCAGGTGGCGAGCTCGGTGGCAAACGGCAGCCAGCTGCGCCAGAGGGTTTCCGGATGCAGCAGCGGGAGGGTTTTTAAATGAGACACCTCGCCCAGATGACGGTTAACCAGCGACAGCAGCGTAAACTCGATCATTTCAGAGGTGTTAAAGCGGCCGGGCTGGCGCAAACGGCCGCCAATCTGCTGGCTGCGCTGCACCAGTAAGCCGTGCAGATCGTTGATCATGCTGTAGATCTGCGGGCTGTTATTGGCATTGAGCATCGGCGGGATGTAGCTGTTGTCGAGCCGCACGTGGTTGTCATTACGCTTCTCGGTCACAAACGCCACGCCGATGGCGGTCCACTCCGCCGTGAGGTCTTTTTCGAGCATCAGGGTCAGACGCAGGCGGCCAAACTGGACGGTAGCATCCCCCACCGACATGGCGTTATCGTCCTCCACCTCCTGCTCGAACGCGATAAAGCGCGCCAGCGAGGATGGCTCTTCGCTGAAAATCACCTCTTCTCTCTCGCCACGACGAACCGGCAGTGCGAGCACCACCTTTTCGTTGGTGAGATTGTCAGGAATTTTCAGCGGTACAGGACCGTTGCGCCCGTTGCGCACCTGGAAAAAGGTGCCGTCCGGCAGCAGCCCACTGCAGTAGCTCAGGGCAATGCATCCCTGACGAAGCATCGCTTCATCCAGTTCAACGTCGAGAAAGCCCCAGAGATACGATCGCTGCAGCGCGCCCCATTCACGAACATGGTTGAGCAGATAGCTTTCAGTCCGCTGAAAATGGTGTGGACGCAGGAACATGCCTTCGGTCCAGACGACCTTTTCTGCTTTCGTCATGATGATGTGTTTCCTGTTTAGAAGCGCGTTACTGGCTGATGACCCGAATGCCGTTCACGTCGAGAAAAACGTTGGCCTGAAGTTCATCGGCGGACCATTTCCAGAACTGGTAGATATGATTTTCGCCAGGCACGGGCAGAGGGAGTGAAACGCGCCATTTTTTGCCATCCAGCACCTGGTACTCCGCCATCACGCCGATGTAGCGAGCCTCCGGCGAGCTTTGCCCGCTGAGAGTTTTTGACAGCTGTCCCGGCATCAGGAAGAACACATCGCTGTTCAGCAGATTCGCGCCAAGCGTGGCTGACGCGTTGTTCTGCAGGGAGTAGAAGTCGCTGGACATGAAATCCGCATCGGATTTCAGCAACAGCACCCGAACCTTAAGCGGCGCAGATTCATTGATTTGTGGATGAGCCTGAAACTGCAGATTGTAGCGGGAGGGGTCGCTGTGTGAAGACGACGAACAACCACCGATCAGCGCGAAAATCATCGCGTAAAAGAATAACCACAGCCTATGAAAATTTTTATTATTCATAAAAATGCGCTCATGAAAGCCGTTTAGTTCAGGATCCAGGTACCGTTAGCGCTGTCTTTGCAGGCTTTGCTGTTGCCGTCGACATCGACACAGGTCGCTTTTTTACGCGTCTTATGGCGAATGGCCTGTTTACGCACGGCGGCATCGTACTGGTCGGCCTTGATAACGGCGCGCATCGGAACGTAACCAATCAGCTGCTCGTTGCCTTCATCGGCAAGCGCCATCCAGTAGTGTTCAACCTGACCCAGCACCACGTACGTTTTTCCGGTATCAAGAGTGCGGATAACTTTACCGCCGAAGTCAGGACGGCTCATCAGAGAGGCTGGATACATGGCACGATACGGCTCGTTAACCGGCGTGAACTCCGTCGGCGGCGTCACAGCGTGACGGTGGGTTAAGGTGACGCCGTTGACCTGGCTGGTCTCGATCGTATCGTCGTTGATCACAGGTTTCTGCGGTGCTTTACAGCCCGCCACCGCCATTACAAACAGAAGTGAAAACAGTACGCGCATTTTCATATGCTTTTCCGTAGCGATATTTCGATGATGGAGATAAGGGGATGAAGTTTGACTTAAGTGCTATTGTTAAAATAGCCAGGATATTTTCGGGGCGTTACTACTTTAAGGGCATAGCTACCGCACGAGCCTTTCAGAATAAGGCCCAGTGTCTTCCTGACATATTTTGACAAACGGTAAACAAGTTTACATGAGCTTCGTATCAATTCAATATTTACCGCCGCGTAACTGTTGGTAAATGAAGCAGTCGGAAAATTATAGGATTAATCCTATGATAAAAAACGATATGGCCCATCCTTTCTTATTTCTCTACCACAAAACCACATAACACCATGTTTTATAGACTAAAAAACACAAAAGAGAACCACTTTCATTAACGCAATCACGTTATTATCGCCACTACCATAATTAGTAGAATTCGCGTTTTTTTGATGTCAAAGGAATACATCTCTGATGAATTATTTGTTGCACTAACAGGGTATCTTTAATATTGAAGACGCTTCATCGCCTGGGTGAGAATATTTCACTTATGCAGCAAGATGTTAATTTCATGCCGCAAAAAAAGCGTATATTTTCGGCCGTAATAATTCCACTGTCAGGTATACCTTATATCTATTATTCATTAAGCGTGAGTAAACCTTCCTGCCATTCTCTCAATTGAAAAATGCCTCCAGCAGCCCACCAGCCGCGAATCGCGGCGATATCTCCAGCACATCAGCTTCATTCGAAGTTTTACTGCCGCTACATACTTTCCTGCTCACCGCCATCTATCTCACCTACCGGACGATAGATAAGATTTATTATTAAAATGATAAATATTCGTTATAATTTCTTTAAATATTTAAACACCAGACCAGATAAATTACTGTAATAAAAAGAGTTTGCGTTAAGGCATTTTCCCGTTCCGTATGTGCGTTACCATCCGGCCGTCATTGCTTTCACCTATTGCTCTCGTCAGTGATTTTTTGAGCTCAGGCGTTGTGTGATCGAACAAATCAGGAGTGGGTATGAACAAGAAAAGACGCTCGGTGCCGGGCATCAGACATTATGACGGCCCTGCCGGCGGCTGGGGCGCATTGAAAGCGACGGCGATTGCGGTACGCACCCAAATGGATACCTTTGACGCCCCCGCGACGCTGCTGCGCACCAACCAGCCTGACGGCTTTGACTGCCCGGGCTGCGCGTGGCCTGATAAAGAACACAAATCGACGTTCCAGTTCTGCGAGAACGGCGCCAAAGCGGTGACCTGGGAAGCGACCAGCAAACGCGTCACCCCCGCGTTTCTGACCGCAAACAGCGTCTCCTCGCTGCTGGCAAAATCGGACTTTGAGCTGGAAGGCTACGGTCGACTCACGCACCCCCTGCGCTATGATCGGGCGAGTGACACCTTCCGCCCCGTCGACTGGGACGCGGCGTTTCAACGCATCGGCGAAGTACTGCGCGGGCTCGAGCCGGACCAGGTCGAGTTCTATACCTCCGGACGCGCCTCTAACGAAGCGGCGTATCTGTTCCAGCTGTTCGCCCGCGAATACGGCACCAACAACTTCCCCGACTGCTCAAATATGTGTCACGAGGCCACCAGCGTCGGTTTGCCCCGTTCGATTGGCATCGGGAAAGGGACCGTCTCGCTGGACGACTTCGACAAGACGGAGCTGGTGATCTCCATCGGCCATAACCCCGGTACGAACCATCCGCGAATGATGGGGACCCTCCATGAGCTGGCCCGTCGCAACGTGCCGATTATCGTCTTTAACCCGCTGCGCGAGCGCGCACTGGAACGTTTTGCGGACCCGCAAAGCGTGATTGAAATGGCGACCTACGGCTCCACGGATATCGCTTCGACCTATTTCCAGGTGAAGGCCGGAGGCGATGCCGCCGCGCTGAAAGGGATTGCCAAACACCTGCTGGAAATGGAGGCCGAACGCGGGGACGTGCTCGATCGCGCGTTTATTGCCGAACATACTCAGGGCTTTGAGGACTTTGCCGCCGATATCGCGCAAACCCGCTGGGACGACATTGAGCGCGAGTCAGGTCTCAGCCAGGCGGCGCTCAAAAAGGTGGCAGAGGCGTATGCGAAATCGAATGCCACCATCATTACCTACGGGATGGGCATTACCCAGCATAATAAAGGGACGGCCAACGTCCGCCTGATTGCGGACCTGCTGCTGATGCGCGGGAATATCGGCAAGCCCGGCGCGGGAATATGCCCGCTGCGCGGCCACTCAAACGTGCAAGGGAACCGTACCGTCGGGATTAGCGAGAAACCCACGCCGGCCTTCCTGAACCGTCTGAAGGAGGTTTTCGGCTTTGAGCCACCGTCTCACCACGGCCATGACGCGGTGCAGGCCACCCAGGCGATGATCGACGGCCGCGCGAAGGCGCTCATCTGCCTCGGCGGTAATTTTGCGGTGGCGATGCCCGATCATGAACGCGGCTTTCCGGCGATGGGATCCCTGGATTTGAGCGTCCACGTCGGCACCAAGCTCAACCGTACCCATCTGCTGGTGGGCAAAGAGACCTTTATTTTCCCATGTCTTGGCCGTACCGAGCTGGATGTTCAGGCCACCGGCCGCCAGTCCATTACCGTTGAAGACTCGATGTCGATGGTGCATGCCTCATCCGGCAAGCTCAAACCCGCCTCCCCGTTGCTTCGGTCAGAACCCGCTATCGTCGCGGGCATGGCGAAAGCCACCCTGCCGGATACCCGCGTGGACTGGATGACGCTGGTTGAGGATTACGACCGCATCCGCGATCTGATCGAGCAGACCATTCCGGGGTTTGAGAACTATAACGCGCGGATCCGCGTTCCCGGCGGCTTCCGTATGCCGCTGCCGCCAACGCAACGTCTCTGGCCAACGGCGACGGGAAAAGCGATGTTCTCGGTCTTCGACGGCGTACACGAGAACGCCAGCGGTGAAGGTGAGCACTTCCTGCGCCTGATCACGCTGCGCAGCCACGACCAGTACAACACCACCATTTACGCGCTGGATGACCGCTACCGCGGCGTGTTTGGCCGCCGCGACGTGCTGTTTATGAACGAAGAGGATATGGCGCAGTCAGGGCTGGAGCACGGCGACCGCGTGGATATCGAAACCGCCCTGCCCGGCAACGGACAGCGTCTGGAAGACATTACCGTGGTGGCGTACAGCATCGCGCCGGGGACCGTCGGGGCCTATTATCCGGAGGCCAACGTGCTGGTCCCGCTTGATTATCTGGATAAGGACAGCGGTACGCCGTCGTATAAATCCGTTCCGGTTCGCATCACCCTGCGCTCAAAAGAGATCCGCATGCTGTAAGCCGATCGCGCAGAGAAAAAGATGGATATCAAACAGTTAAAGTATTTAATCGCGCTCGACGAGACCCGCCATTTTGGCAAGGCGGCCTCGCAGTGCAACATCACTCAGCCGACCCTTTCCATGCGCATCCGCAGCCTGGAAGAGGAGCTCGGGCTGGTACTGATTGTGCGCGGGCAGCGCTTTGAAGGGTTTACGCCGGAGGGTGAACGCATCCTCGCGTGGGCCCGCGCGCTGCTGGCTGCACATGACGGGCTACAGGCGGAAGCCGCGCTGTGCAAAGGTCAGGTGGTGGGCGAACTTCGTCTGGGGATGGTGCCGCTGGCGAGCGTGGATCCGATGATCTTTATCCGTC harbors:
- the tssJ gene encoding type VI secretion system lipoprotein TssJ translates to MNNKNFHRLWLFFYAMIFALIGGCSSSSHSDPSRYNLQFQAHPQINESAPLKVRVLLLKSDADFMSSDFYSLQNNASATLGANLLNSDVFFLMPGQLSKTLSGQSSPEARYIGVMAEYQVLDGKKWRVSLPLPVPGENHIYQFWKWSADELQANVFLDVNGIRVISQ
- a CDS encoding FdhF/YdeP family oxidoreductase encodes the protein MNKKRRSVPGIRHYDGPAGGWGALKATAIAVRTQMDTFDAPATLLRTNQPDGFDCPGCAWPDKEHKSTFQFCENGAKAVTWEATSKRVTPAFLTANSVSSLLAKSDFELEGYGRLTHPLRYDRASDTFRPVDWDAAFQRIGEVLRGLEPDQVEFYTSGRASNEAAYLFQLFAREYGTNNFPDCSNMCHEATSVGLPRSIGIGKGTVSLDDFDKTELVISIGHNPGTNHPRMMGTLHELARRNVPIIVFNPLRERALERFADPQSVIEMATYGSTDIASTYFQVKAGGDAAALKGIAKHLLEMEAERGDVLDRAFIAEHTQGFEDFAADIAQTRWDDIERESGLSQAALKKVAEAYAKSNATIITYGMGITQHNKGTANVRLIADLLLMRGNIGKPGAGICPLRGHSNVQGNRTVGISEKPTPAFLNRLKEVFGFEPPSHHGHDAVQATQAMIDGRAKALICLGGNFAVAMPDHERGFPAMGSLDLSVHVGTKLNRTHLLVGKETFIFPCLGRTELDVQATGRQSITVEDSMSMVHASSGKLKPASPLLRSEPAIVAGMAKATLPDTRVDWMTLVEDYDRIRDLIEQTIPGFENYNARIRVPGGFRMPLPPTQRLWPTATGKAMFSVFDGVHENASGEGEHFLRLITLRSHDQYNTTIYALDDRYRGVFGRRDVLFMNEEDMAQSGLEHGDRVDIETALPGNGQRLEDITVVAYSIAPGTVGAYYPEANVLVPLDYLDKDSGTPSYKSVPVRITLRSKEIRML
- the tssK gene encoding type VI secretion system baseplate subunit TssK; amino-acid sequence: MTKAEKVVWTEGMFLRPHHFQRTESYLLNHVREWGALQRSYLWGFLDVELDEAMLRQGCIALSYCSGLLPDGTFFQVRNGRNGPVPLKIPDNLTNEKVVLALPVRRGEREEVIFSEEPSSLARFIAFEQEVEDDNAMSVGDATVQFGRLRLTLMLEKDLTAEWTAIGVAFVTEKRNDNHVRLDNSYIPPMLNANNSPQIYSMINDLHGLLVQRSQQIGGRLRQPGRFNTSEMIEFTLLSLVNRHLGEVSHLKTLPLLHPETLWRSWLPFATELATWTSQRTAESVLPIYDHDDLANCFSKLMLMLRQGLSLVMEDHAIQLPLNERSHGLNIATVPETSMVREFGFVLAVKANVPGEHLQTHFPAQMKVAPVSKIRDLVQLQLPGIMLRAMPVAPPQIPWHAGYSYFELEKGSELWHEMDKSGAFALHLAGEFPGLDMEFWAIRSPTE